A portion of the Lolium rigidum isolate FL_2022 chromosome 1, APGP_CSIRO_Lrig_0.1, whole genome shotgun sequence genome contains these proteins:
- the LOC124680486 gene encoding tryptamine benzoyltransferase 1-like, whose translation MEITGTTTMLKPVYSAPHPLAGEKVPLTVFDRAALDIFIPIVFAYSAPAPSNEALKEGLRRAVAPYPHLAGRLLLDGQGRRLLHLNNEGVLVIEATVPYNLADVLVDGAMAANVCDLYPATPEENFGVALLQIKLNRYKCGGLVIGLSYHHRTADGVSMSNFITTWENAVRQGKNFIAPTPFVDRATTVVPRCTPASVFDHRSIEFKNGGSSGCTSEGRDLIPTARIKDLRVHFTAEFVAKLKARIGGRCSTFQCLLAHVWKKITAVRGLQPHEFTQVRVAVDCRGRANPPVPMDFFGNMVLWAFPRLRARDVLSWSYQSVVGAIRDAVARIDEEYIQSFVDFGTLADASGEELVATAAAGIALCPDAEVDSWMGLRCHLLNFGTGPPSVVQPPDLPIEGLMVFVPSPTAKGDVDIFMGVAEDQMEVFKKICYSFDEHGLVHA comes from the exons ATGGAGATTACGGGCACCACCACGATGCTGAAACCGGTGTACTCCGCGCCGCACCCGCTCGCCGGAGAGAAGGTCCCGCTCACCGTCTTCGACCGCGCCGCCCTGGACATCTTCATCCCCATCGTGTTCGCCTACTCCGCGCCGGCGCCGTCCAACGAGGCGCTCAAGGAGGGGCTTCGCAGGGCCGTCGCGCCGTATCCTCATCTGGCGGGGCGACTCCTCCTCGACGGCCAAGGCCGGCGCTTGCTGCACCTCAACAACGAGGGCGTGCTTGTCATCGAGGCCACCGTCCCGTACAACTTGGCGGACGTGCTCGTCGACGGCGCCATGGCCGCAAACGTCTGCGATCTGTACCCTGCAACCCCAGAG GAGAACTTTGGGGTGGCACTGCTGCAGATCAAGCTGAACAGGTATAAGTGCGGCGGCCTCGTGATCGGTCTATCATACCACCACCGcactgccgacggtgtctccatgAGCAACTTCATCACCACGTGGGAGAACGCGGTGCGCCAGGGCAAGAACTTCATCGCGCCGACCCCCTTCGTCGACCGAGCCACCACTGTCGTGCCCCGCTGCACGCCGGCGTCGGTGTTCGACCACCGGTCCATTGAGTTCAAGAACGGAGGAAGCAGCGGCTGTACCAGCGAAGGCCGCGACCTCATCCCGACGGCCAGGATCAAGGACCTTAGGGTGCATTTCACGGCCGAGTTCGTCGCCAAGCTCAAAGCCCGCATCGGCGGCCGCTGCAGCACGTTCCAGTGTCTGCTCGCTCATGTGTGGAAGAAGATCACGGCGGTACGGGGCCTCCAGCCGCACGAGTTCACGCAGGTGAGGGTGGCCGTGGACTGCCGAGGCAGAGCCAACCCTCCCGTGCCCATGGACTTCTTCGGGAACATGGTGCTCTGGGCGTTCCCCAGGCTCCGGGCCCGGGACGTCTTGAGCTGGAGCTACCAGAGCGTGGTCGGCGCCATCCGCGACGCCGTGGCACGCATCGATGAGGAGTACATCCAGTCCTTCGTGGACTTTGGCACATTGGCGGACGCCAGTGGAGAGGAGCTTGTGGCGACAGCGGCTGCCGGCATTGCGTTATGCCCGGACGCAGAGGTGGACAGCTGGATGGGACTCAGGTGCCACCTGCTAAACTTTGGCACCGGGCCGCCTTCCGTGGTCCAGCCGCCGGACTTGCCAATCGAGGGGCTCATGGTCTTCGTGCCGTCGCCCACGGCGAAAGGCGACGTCGACATCTTCATGGGTGTCGCGGAGGATCAAATGGAGGTGTTCAAGAAGATTTGCTATTCCTTTGATGA gcacggtttagtgcacgcc